In one window of Synergistaceae bacterium DNA:
- a CDS encoding ACT domain-containing protein, with the protein MKAIMTVSAKDRVGIIADVCTLLSDLGVNILDLSQTVMEGIFTMTLLVDTSTSSHTFDEIRDAVIRKGEAGELVIHIQREDIFTAMHRV; encoded by the coding sequence ATGAAAGCTATAATGACCGTTTCAGCGAAGGACAGAGTCGGGATAATCGCTGATGTCTGCACCCTGCTGTCTGATTTGGGCGTGAACATCCTCGACCTCAGCCAGACCGTCATGGAAGGAATCTTCACGATGACGCTTCTTGTCGACACATCGACTTCATCACACACGTTCGATGAGATTCGCGATGCAGTTATCCGCAAGGGCGAGGCCGGAGAGTTAGTGATACACATTCAGCGTGAGGACATCTTCACGGCGATGCACAGGGTGTAG